A stretch of the Lolium perenne isolate Kyuss_39 chromosome 3, Kyuss_2.0, whole genome shotgun sequence genome encodes the following:
- the LOC127345005 gene encoding phospholipase A1 EG1, chloroplastic/mitochondrial-like: protein MAFATAATTAAAMALTPQCAKLPGATRQSRTRSAICRAAATATAPGSASTSAPVAVAALNARRGARRTASSVAGMWRQVQGCDDWEGLLDHPVLRSEVARYGELVDACYKAFDLDPASRRHHNCKYGKERMLEEVGMAGAGYEVTKYIYAAPDVITVPTMEASTSGRGRWIGYVAVSTPEMTRRLGRRDVLVSFRGTVTPAEWLANLMSSLEPARLDPCDPRPDVKVESGFLSLYTSADKTCRFGGAGSCREQLLREVSRLIDSGDSRSSDTSVTLAGHSMGGALATLLAYDLAELGLNRAAPITVFSFGGPRVGNAAFKARCDELGVKALRVANVRDPITRMPGFFLNEATTGAAMLRPWAGSCYTHVGVELPLDDLSSVADLTTVHDLGTYIALLRKPKAAARADDGGGGGAVIGRVLDFVGRRGAGAMPWQDAALQMGGLVQTLGLI, encoded by the coding sequence ATGGCCTTCGCCACCGCCGCAACCACAGCAGCAGCAATGGCGCTCACGCCGCAATGCGCCAAGCTCCCCGGCGCGACGAGACAGTCCAGGACGCGATCAGCGATCTGCAGAGCCGCGGCGACGGCCACGGCGCCGGGCAGCGCCTCCACGTCCGCGCCAGTGGCAGTCGCGGCTTTGAATGCGAGACGCGGCGCGCGGAGGACGGCGTCGTCGGTGGCCGGCATGTGGAGGCAGGTGCAGGGGTGCGACGACTGGGAGGGCCTCCTGGACCACCCGGTGCTCCGGAGCGAGGTCGCCCGGTACGGCGAGCTGGTCGACGCCTGCTACAAGGCCTTCGACCTGGACCCGGCGTCGCGGCGCCACCACAACTGCAAGTACGGCAAGGAGCGGATGCTGGAGGAGGTCGGCATGGCCGGCGCCGGGTACGAGGTCACCAAGTACATCTACGCGGCGCCCGACGTGATCACCGTGCCCACCATGGAGGCCTCCACCAGCGGCCGCGGCCGCTGGATCGGGTACGTGGCCGTGTCCACCCCCGAGATGACCCGGCGCCTCGGCCGCCGCGACGTGCTCGTGTCCTTCCGCGGCACCGTCACCCCCGCCGAGTGGCTGGCCAACCTCATGAGCTCCCTCGAGCCCGCCCGCCTCGACCCCTGCGACCCGCGCCCGGACGTCAAGGTCGAGTCCGGCTTTCTCAGCCTCTACACCTCCGCCGACAAGACCTGCCGCTTCGGCGGCGCCGGCAGCTGCCGCGAGCAGCTCCTCCGCGAGGTCTCCCGCCTCATCGACTCCGGCGACTCGCGCTCCTCCGACACCAGCGTCACGCTCGCCGGCCACAGCATGGGCGGCGCGCTGGCCACGCTCCTGGCGTACGACCTGGCGGAGCTCGGCCTCAACCGCGCCGCGCCCATCACCGTCTTCTCCTTCGGGGGCCCCAGGGTGGGCAACGCGGCGTTCAAGGCCCGGTGCGACGAGCTCGGCGTCAAGGCCCTGCGCGTCGCCAACGTGCGCGACCCGATCACGAGGATGCCGGGCTTTTTCCTCAACGAGGCGACCACTGGCGCAGCGATGCTCCGGCCGTGGGCTGGATCCTGCTACACGCACGTCGGCGTGGAGCTGCCGCTGGACGACCTGTCGAGCGTCGCCGACCTCACCACCGTGCACGACCTCGGCACCTACATCGCGCTGCTCCGGAAGCCCAAGGCCGCGGCGAGAgcggacgacggcggcggcggcggcgccgtgaTCGGAAGGGTGCTCGACTTCGTGGGCCGGCGCGGCGCCGGCGCAATGCCGTGGCAGGACGCGGCGCTGCAGATGGGCGGCCTCGTGCAGACACTCGGCCTCATCTGA